From the Hyalangium gracile genome, one window contains:
- a CDS encoding sensor histidine kinase — MTPRRPSPSARRADRDEPPATGKDGLLRKYQELLAKHEALVSRLALRNEEHISTQRLSAWALETSASALALLSNGVVLLANRRWHELSRGGPWHPVRQEPQRGTTLLTLRQIAEAASDTLHAVKDQGAVVLRYQDKAGSRTLEVRTERVGAHMRHRPQRTVLVLALDITAQVQAEKELEQARQALMEQEHLRAVGEVASGMAHDLNNTLNAMKLRLEMLERDPAFAARNRSHLDSLVRIVSDASTRIHRLQDFARQRPEAVEEQVQLADVIHEAVEIARSDLEHRAAREGVSVHLAVEVPALPPVHGSSTDLRYVFINLLLNARDAMPRGGTIRLRGLTTKGQVIITVEDEGTGIPETDLHTIFRPFFTTKGAHGTGLGLSMAYGVVSRMGGTISAANRREGGAVFTLRFPLPQAPRKARPPQQEPGPPTPRQPRRPARRRTSR; from the coding sequence ATGACCCCCCGCCGCCCCTCTCCGAGCGCCAGACGCGCCGACCGCGACGAGCCTCCGGCCACCGGCAAGGACGGGCTGCTACGCAAGTACCAGGAGCTGCTCGCCAAGCACGAGGCGCTCGTCAGCAGGCTGGCGCTGCGCAACGAGGAGCACATCTCCACCCAGCGGCTCTCCGCGTGGGCGCTGGAGACGAGCGCGAGCGCGCTGGCGCTGCTGAGCAATGGCGTCGTCCTGCTGGCCAACCGCCGCTGGCACGAGCTGTCCCGCGGCGGCCCCTGGCACCCCGTGCGGCAGGAGCCGCAGCGAGGCACCACGCTGCTGACGCTGCGACAGATCGCCGAGGCCGCCTCCGACACCTTGCACGCCGTGAAGGACCAGGGCGCTGTCGTGCTCCGCTACCAGGACAAGGCCGGGAGCCGGACCCTGGAGGTCCGCACGGAGCGGGTGGGCGCCCACATGAGGCACCGCCCCCAGCGCACCGTGCTGGTGCTCGCCCTGGACATCACCGCGCAGGTGCAGGCCGAGAAGGAGCTGGAGCAGGCCCGCCAGGCCCTCATGGAGCAGGAGCACCTGCGCGCCGTGGGGGAGGTGGCCTCGGGCATGGCGCATGATCTCAACAACACCCTCAATGCGATGAAGCTCCGGCTGGAGATGCTCGAGCGAGACCCGGCGTTCGCCGCGCGCAACCGCTCCCACCTGGACTCGCTGGTGCGTATCGTCAGCGACGCGAGCACGCGCATCCACCGCCTCCAGGACTTCGCGCGGCAGCGCCCCGAGGCGGTCGAAGAGCAGGTCCAGCTCGCCGACGTCATCCACGAGGCGGTGGAGATTGCTCGCAGCGACCTGGAGCACCGCGCGGCGCGAGAGGGCGTCTCGGTGCACCTCGCGGTGGAGGTGCCCGCGCTGCCGCCGGTGCACGGCTCGTCGACGGACCTGCGCTACGTCTTCATCAACCTGCTGCTCAACGCCCGGGACGCGATGCCCCGAGGCGGCACCATCCGCCTGCGCGGCCTCACCACCAAGGGCCAGGTCATCATCACCGTGGAGGACGAGGGCACGGGCATCCCCGAGACCGACCTGCACACCATCTTCCGGCCCTTCTTCACCACCAAGGGCGCCCATGGCACGGGCCTGGGCCTGTCGATGGCATATGGCGTGGTGTCTCGCATGGGGGGCACCATCTCCGCGGCCAACCGCCGGGAGGGGGGCGCCGTCTTCACCCTCCGCTTCCCCCTGCCCCAGGCGCCGCGGAAGGCCAGGCCTCCCCAGCAGGAGCCAGGCCCGCCCACGCCCCGGCAGCCCAGGCGCCCCGCCCGCCGCCGCACCTCGCGGTGA
- a CDS encoding glycosyltransferase has product MSASSPERTPAEPDLHVVVPVYNEAENFRPFYESLASKVRTPFDVLVVYDRDEDTTLPVARELAEKDARIRLVKNEGKGVLGALKTGMRRPKGGAVLVTMADLSDDHGCVDEMYALYRQGYAVVSASRYARGGAQKGGPLVKGLLSRTAGASLRVLAGVPTWDATNNFKLYSREFLGTVEIESEGGFELALELTVKAHLQGRRIAELPTVWTDRVAGKSNFKLMKWLPHYLRWYAMGVRGRLVPQAARR; this is encoded by the coding sequence GTGTCCGCGTCGAGCCCCGAGCGCACTCCGGCAGAGCCGGATCTGCACGTGGTGGTGCCCGTCTACAACGAGGCGGAGAACTTCCGCCCCTTCTACGAGAGCCTGGCGAGCAAGGTGCGCACGCCGTTCGACGTGCTGGTCGTCTATGACCGGGACGAGGACACGACGCTGCCGGTGGCGCGGGAGCTGGCGGAGAAGGATGCGCGCATCCGGCTGGTGAAGAACGAGGGGAAGGGCGTGCTGGGGGCGCTGAAGACGGGGATGCGGCGCCCGAAGGGCGGGGCGGTGCTGGTGACGATGGCGGACCTGTCGGACGACCACGGGTGCGTGGACGAGATGTACGCGCTGTACCGGCAGGGGTACGCGGTGGTGTCGGCGAGCCGGTACGCGCGGGGTGGGGCGCAGAAGGGCGGCCCGCTGGTGAAGGGGTTGCTGTCGCGCACGGCGGGGGCGAGCCTGCGGGTGCTGGCGGGCGTGCCCACGTGGGACGCGACGAACAACTTCAAGCTGTACAGCCGGGAGTTCCTGGGGACGGTGGAGATCGAGTCCGAGGGAGGCTTCGAGCTGGCGCTGGAGCTGACGGTGAAGGCGCACCTGCAGGGGCGGCGCATCGCGGAGCTGCCCACGGTGTGGACGGACCGGGTGGCGGGCAAGAGCAACTTCAAGCTGATGAAGTGGCTGCCGCACTACCTGCGCTGGTACGCGATGGGCGTGCGCGGCCGGCTGGTGCCGCAAGCCGCGCGCCGGTGA
- a CDS encoding chemotaxis protein CheB, with amino-acid sequence MAQLPADLPASVCIVLHLAAEHRSVLPQILSRVGPLPAIHPRDGEPLEHGRIYVAPNDRHLLVEPGYVRVVKGPQENGHRPAVDPLFRSAARAYGPRVIGVVLTGARNCGTAGLLAVKALGGVAVVQDPEDAACADMPRSALEYVEVDHSVRLARMGPLLTRLVATPVRLTRKRLASPVLEHEVRLLEADARATNMPPNEGAPSHYSCPDCGGVLFEVDDTGLLRYRCRVGHGYTSEVLVEGQEGRVDAALWAAIRALEENAGLARRMASRARERNQGHTALRYTRRAEEAELQAQSIRQLTTYGIGRQGALLSPREGDGEGDNPERSS; translated from the coding sequence GTGGCTCAGCTGCCGGCGGATCTTCCCGCGAGCGTCTGCATCGTCCTGCACCTGGCCGCGGAGCACCGCAGCGTCCTGCCGCAGATCCTCTCGCGCGTGGGGCCCCTGCCCGCCATCCACCCCCGGGATGGAGAGCCCCTGGAGCATGGCCGCATCTACGTGGCGCCCAATGATCGTCACCTGCTGGTGGAGCCCGGCTACGTGCGCGTGGTGAAGGGGCCGCAGGAGAACGGCCACCGCCCCGCGGTGGATCCGCTCTTCCGCTCCGCGGCGCGCGCCTATGGGCCCCGGGTGATAGGCGTCGTGCTCACCGGCGCGCGCAACTGCGGCACGGCGGGCCTGCTCGCGGTGAAGGCGCTGGGGGGCGTGGCGGTGGTGCAGGATCCCGAGGACGCCGCCTGCGCGGACATGCCGCGCAGCGCGCTGGAGTACGTGGAGGTGGACCACAGCGTGCGGCTGGCCCGGATGGGGCCCCTGCTGACCCGGCTGGTGGCCACTCCGGTGCGGCTGACGCGCAAGCGCCTGGCCTCCCCCGTGCTGGAGCATGAGGTGCGGCTGCTGGAGGCGGACGCGCGCGCCACCAACATGCCTCCCAATGAGGGAGCGCCCTCGCACTACTCCTGCCCGGACTGTGGCGGCGTCCTCTTCGAGGTGGATGACACGGGGCTGCTGCGCTACCGCTGCCGGGTAGGCCACGGCTACACCAGCGAGGTGCTCGTGGAAGGGCAGGAGGGCCGGGTGGACGCGGCGCTCTGGGCCGCCATCCGAGCGCTCGAGGAGAACGCGGGGCTGGCCCGCCGCATGGCCAGTCGCGCGCGCGAGCGCAACCAGGGGCACACGGCCCTGCGCTATACCCGGCGCGCCGAGGAGGCCGAGCTGCAGGCCCAGTCGATCCGCCAGCTGACCACCTACGGCATCGGGCGGCAGGGGGCGCTGCTCTCTCCGCGAGAGGGTGACGGCGAGGGTGACAACCCCGAACGCTCCAGCTGA
- a CDS encoding aminotransferase class V-fold PLP-dependent enzyme: MDTTLAAIRAEFPLLEKCTYLNSNSTGAFPRGMDGVLQRYSQTLQNWRDEAWEGWWADWLGYMDAVARFIGGPVGSVVTDTNLTTLLGRLATCFDYQGARNRVVMTDLEFPTVPFLWKGFGRYGAQAVVVPSEGGRMDEERLCAAIDERTLLVSIAHASFATGALVDLAPVIRRAREVGALVIVDAYQSVGAVPIDVEALGVDFLLGGAHKWMCGSTESAFLYVRPALLPTLRPAATGWIAGENPLNFEPARDWASTARRLASGTPAVLPSQLSRVGLELLATVGMPTIRTHSLRCTARVMERAEEAGLTVVTPRQDARRGGVVALRFQGDAEVTRRMVARGFICSYRGALRVAPHFYNTLEEVDRFMDALVAEARREKA, translated from the coding sequence ATGGACACGACGCTCGCGGCGATCCGCGCCGAGTTTCCGCTGCTGGAGAAGTGCACCTACCTCAACAGCAACTCCACGGGCGCGTTCCCGCGGGGCATGGACGGGGTGTTGCAGCGCTACTCGCAGACGCTGCAGAACTGGCGGGACGAGGCGTGGGAGGGCTGGTGGGCGGACTGGCTCGGCTACATGGACGCGGTGGCGCGCTTCATCGGCGGGCCGGTCGGCTCGGTGGTGACGGACACCAACCTCACGACGCTGCTGGGCCGCCTGGCCACGTGCTTCGACTACCAGGGCGCGCGCAACCGCGTGGTGATGACGGACCTGGAGTTCCCCACCGTGCCCTTCCTGTGGAAGGGCTTCGGGCGCTACGGCGCGCAGGCGGTGGTGGTGCCCTCCGAGGGCGGGAGGATGGACGAGGAGCGGCTGTGCGCGGCCATCGATGAGCGCACGCTGCTGGTGAGCATCGCCCACGCCAGCTTCGCCACGGGCGCGCTGGTGGACCTGGCGCCCGTCATCCGGCGCGCGCGAGAGGTGGGAGCGCTGGTCATCGTGGACGCGTACCAGTCGGTGGGCGCGGTGCCCATCGACGTGGAGGCGCTGGGCGTGGACTTCCTGCTGGGGGGCGCGCACAAGTGGATGTGCGGCTCCACGGAGAGCGCCTTCCTGTACGTGCGGCCGGCGCTGCTGCCCACGCTGCGGCCGGCGGCCACGGGGTGGATCGCCGGGGAGAACCCGCTCAACTTCGAGCCGGCGCGCGACTGGGCGAGCACGGCGCGGCGGCTGGCGAGCGGCACGCCGGCGGTGCTGCCCTCGCAGCTGTCGCGGGTGGGGCTGGAGCTGCTGGCGACGGTGGGGATGCCCACCATCCGCACGCACTCGCTGCGGTGCACGGCGCGGGTGATGGAGCGCGCGGAGGAGGCGGGCCTCACGGTGGTGACGCCGCGGCAGGACGCCCGTCGCGGCGGCGTGGTGGCGCTGCGCTTCCAGGGAGACGCGGAGGTGACGCGCCGGATGGTGGCGCGGGGCTTCATCTGCAGCTACCGGGGCGCGCTGCGCGTGGCGCCGCACTTCTACAACACGCTGGAGGAAGTGGACCGCTTCATGGACGCCCTGGTGGCGGAGGCTCGGAGGGAGAAGGCATGA
- a CDS encoding methyltransferase, with protein MSSLEFSPRALLHLLFNGARAIDVVETAYRLGLLEALEAGPVTLGALSQKYGMVPGRLYKFLDCLESLGLVKREQTTDALVEARYTAVPGLRAAAEKVVGPQSLERDREKYAWKALHGHLPEVLRGEKSMPRESFDWPPQTPEQVAGFEASMAAGLGPILEVFRTHGPRLWGAGQRLLEVGGGDGSLAAHLLEQHPGLKVDVYNLPATEALVARTREKHGLGARLGFVGGDFLKEPLPKGYDALSFVRVLHDWPAETARELMKAAYAALPSGGRLLICEEFRTPERLTAQFFWSYFLMGVDSCVSRLREVEYYLQALKELGFRAPEVLPGPFELVVATKP; from the coding sequence ATGAGCAGCCTGGAGTTTTCACCCCGCGCGCTGCTGCACCTGCTCTTCAACGGTGCGCGGGCCATCGACGTGGTGGAGACGGCGTACCGGCTGGGGCTGCTGGAGGCGCTGGAGGCCGGCCCGGTGACGCTGGGGGCGCTGAGCCAGAAGTACGGCATGGTGCCCGGGCGGCTCTACAAGTTCCTGGACTGCCTGGAGAGCCTGGGGCTGGTGAAGCGCGAGCAGACGACGGACGCGCTCGTCGAGGCGCGCTACACGGCGGTGCCGGGCCTGCGCGCGGCGGCCGAGAAGGTGGTGGGGCCGCAGTCGCTGGAGCGGGACAGGGAGAAGTACGCCTGGAAGGCGCTGCACGGCCACCTGCCGGAGGTGCTGCGCGGGGAGAAGAGCATGCCCCGGGAGTCCTTCGACTGGCCGCCGCAGACGCCCGAGCAGGTGGCGGGCTTCGAGGCGAGCATGGCCGCGGGGCTGGGCCCCATCCTCGAGGTGTTCCGCACGCACGGCCCCAGGCTGTGGGGCGCGGGGCAGAGGCTGCTGGAGGTGGGCGGCGGGGACGGCTCGCTGGCGGCGCACCTGCTGGAGCAGCACCCCGGGCTGAAGGTGGACGTGTACAACCTGCCGGCCACCGAGGCGCTGGTGGCGCGCACGCGGGAGAAGCACGGCCTGGGCGCGCGGCTGGGCTTCGTGGGTGGGGACTTCCTGAAGGAGCCGCTGCCCAAGGGGTATGACGCGCTCTCCTTCGTGCGGGTGCTGCACGACTGGCCGGCGGAGACGGCGCGCGAGCTGATGAAGGCGGCGTACGCGGCGCTGCCCTCGGGCGGGCGGCTCCTCATCTGCGAGGAGTTCCGGACGCCCGAGCGGCTGACGGCGCAGTTCTTCTGGTCCTACTTCCTCATGGGCGTGGACAGCTGCGTGAGCCGGCTGCGCGAGGTGGAGTACTACCTGCAGGCGCTGAAGGAGCTGGGCTTCCGGGCGCCCGAGGTGCTGCCGGGCCCGTTCGAGCTGGTGGTGGCCACGAAGCCCTGA
- a CDS encoding nucleotide sugar dehydrogenase codes for MRLKVAIIGGCGHVGLPLALALAPHHDVIIYDINAAAVAQVKRGEMPFRDEGGEQALREALARGLIVTTSPEHLSSCDILVAVIGTPVDEHLNPSFAVFDKLLAQLDEVLRDGQALVLRSTVYPGSSERVQRHFQKRGRKVEVAFCPERVAEGVALHEIRKLPQIISGFSPEGVKAARDLFSPLGVELIELSPLEAELAKLFTNVYRYISFAVANQFYMVASEWNIDPYRILHAMKKDYPRAAHLPMPGFAAGPCLFKDTMQLAAFNNNQFFLGHSAMLVNEGLPQFVVQQMQRRWPDLGQKTVGLLGMAFKAESDDPRESLSYKLKKILELHSAQVLTCDPYVSDARLVAEEQVLEQADVFVIGAPHKRYKTLDYRGKPVVDVWNHLGHGGKL; via the coding sequence ATGAGACTCAAAGTTGCCATCATCGGGGGGTGCGGCCACGTCGGCCTGCCACTGGCGCTCGCCCTGGCCCCGCACCACGATGTGATCATCTACGACATCAACGCCGCGGCGGTAGCGCAGGTGAAGCGCGGCGAGATGCCCTTCCGGGACGAGGGCGGCGAGCAGGCCCTGCGCGAGGCGCTCGCGCGCGGCCTCATCGTCACCACCTCGCCGGAGCACCTGTCCTCGTGCGACATCCTGGTGGCCGTCATCGGCACGCCGGTGGACGAGCACCTCAACCCGTCCTTCGCGGTGTTCGACAAGCTGCTGGCGCAGCTGGACGAGGTGCTGCGCGACGGGCAGGCGCTGGTGCTGCGCTCCACGGTGTACCCGGGCTCCTCCGAGCGGGTGCAGCGGCACTTCCAGAAGCGCGGGCGCAAGGTGGAGGTGGCCTTCTGCCCGGAGCGCGTGGCCGAGGGCGTGGCGCTGCACGAGATTCGCAAGCTGCCGCAGATCATCTCCGGCTTCAGCCCGGAGGGGGTGAAGGCGGCCCGGGACTTGTTCTCGCCGCTGGGGGTGGAGCTCATCGAGCTGTCGCCGCTGGAGGCGGAGCTGGCCAAGCTCTTCACCAACGTCTACCGGTACATCTCCTTCGCGGTGGCCAACCAGTTCTACATGGTGGCCTCCGAGTGGAACATCGATCCGTACCGGATCCTGCACGCGATGAAGAAGGACTACCCGCGCGCGGCGCACCTGCCGATGCCGGGGTTCGCCGCGGGGCCGTGCCTGTTCAAGGACACCATGCAGCTGGCGGCCTTCAACAACAACCAGTTCTTCCTGGGCCACTCCGCCATGCTGGTGAACGAGGGGCTGCCGCAGTTCGTGGTGCAGCAGATGCAGCGGCGCTGGCCGGACCTGGGGCAGAAGACGGTGGGCCTTCTGGGCATGGCCTTCAAGGCGGAGAGCGATGACCCGCGCGAGTCGCTGTCCTACAAGCTGAAGAAGATCCTCGAGCTGCACTCGGCGCAGGTGCTCACGTGCGATCCGTACGTGTCGGACGCGCGGCTGGTGGCGGAGGAGCAGGTGCTGGAGCAGGCGGACGTGTTCGTCATCGGCGCGCCGCACAAGCGGTACAAGACGTTGGACTACCGCGGCAAGCCCGTGGTGGACGTGTGGAACCATCTGGGACACGGAGGCAAGCTGTGA
- a CDS encoding response regulator, translating to MSETKIRVLVVDDDQDQLVLAERSLSSYGFDVRTHRSSLGVSNLVRSVAPDLVLLDVNIPALSGDKVLSLARAQAPLGTKFILYSASDESKLRSLALSSGADGYISKSVQGADLAKKLTDLYKRGRSATSPTSSTTNQAINK from the coding sequence ATGTCGGAAACCAAGATCCGCGTCCTCGTCGTAGACGACGACCAGGATCAACTCGTGCTCGCTGAACGTTCTCTTTCCTCCTACGGCTTCGATGTGAGGACGCATCGGTCCTCTCTGGGCGTCTCCAACCTGGTGCGTTCGGTAGCGCCGGACCTGGTGCTGCTCGACGTGAACATCCCCGCGCTGAGCGGAGACAAGGTGCTGTCGTTGGCGCGCGCGCAAGCGCCGCTGGGCACCAAGTTCATCCTCTACTCGGCCTCGGATGAGTCCAAGCTGCGCTCGCTGGCGCTGTCGTCCGGCGCGGACGGCTACATCTCCAAGAGCGTGCAGGGCGCGGACCTGGCCAAGAAGCTGACGGACCTCTACAAGCGAGGCCGCTCGGCGACCAGTCCCACGTCCAGCACGACCAATCAGGCCATCAACAAGTAG
- a CDS encoding NAD-dependent epimerase/dehydratase family protein, with protein MKALVTGSAGFIAGYLVEELLASGYEVVGIDNFSKYGPVEKSYSKHPRYRFIEGDAKDVRLMKELVADCDHLVAGAAMIGGISYFHEFAYDLLAENERIIASTFDAAIWAFTNKRPLKKITVLSSSMVYESTTVYPTPEGAQLSSPPPMSTYGFQKLACEYFARGAYEQYKLPYTIVRPFNCVGIGEKRAKSDREVMSGNVKLAMSHVVPDLVQKVVKGQDPLRILGSGDQVRHYTYGGDLAKGIRVCMEHPAALNEDFNISTPESTDVRTLASAIWKKLKPGQPVRLESDPPFKYDVQKRVPDVSKSEKVLGFQCATSLDKMLDEVVPWVKQQVELGNI; from the coding sequence GTGAAGGCACTCGTTACGGGCTCGGCGGGCTTCATCGCGGGCTACCTCGTCGAGGAGCTGCTGGCCAGCGGCTACGAGGTGGTGGGCATCGACAACTTCTCGAAGTACGGCCCGGTGGAGAAGAGCTACTCCAAGCACCCGCGCTACCGCTTCATCGAGGGCGACGCGAAGGACGTGCGGCTGATGAAGGAGCTGGTGGCCGACTGCGACCACCTGGTGGCCGGCGCGGCGATGATTGGCGGCATCAGCTACTTCCACGAGTTCGCCTACGACCTGCTGGCGGAGAACGAGCGCATCATCGCCTCGACGTTCGACGCGGCCATCTGGGCGTTCACCAACAAGAGGCCGCTGAAGAAGATCACCGTGCTGTCCAGCTCGATGGTGTACGAGAGCACCACGGTGTACCCGACGCCGGAGGGGGCGCAGCTGTCCTCGCCGCCGCCGATGTCCACCTACGGCTTCCAGAAGCTGGCGTGCGAGTACTTCGCGCGCGGCGCGTACGAGCAGTACAAGCTGCCGTACACGATTGTTCGCCCGTTCAACTGCGTGGGCATCGGCGAGAAGCGGGCGAAGAGCGACCGCGAGGTGATGAGCGGCAACGTGAAGCTGGCGATGAGCCACGTGGTGCCGGACCTGGTGCAGAAGGTGGTGAAGGGCCAGGACCCGCTGCGCATCCTGGGCTCGGGCGACCAGGTGCGGCACTACACGTACGGCGGAGACCTGGCCAAGGGCATCCGCGTGTGCATGGAGCACCCGGCGGCGCTCAACGAGGACTTCAACATCTCCACGCCGGAGTCCACGGACGTGCGGACGCTGGCGTCGGCCATCTGGAAGAAGCTCAAGCCGGGGCAGCCGGTGCGGCTGGAGTCGGATCCGCCGTTCAAGTACGACGTGCAGAAGCGCGTGCCGGACGTGAGCAAGTCCGAGAAGGTGCTCGGCTTCCAGTGCGCCACCTCGCTGGACAAGATGCTGGACGAGGTGGTGCCCTGGGTGAAGCAGCAGGTGGAGCTGGGGAACATCTAA
- a CDS encoding CheR family methyltransferase encodes MASKPQRDPELESILEKIRQVRNFDFRNYKRATLQRRIDRRMAATRCKTRGAYLALLDRDPNEVNTLVSSMLIKLTTFFRDTEVWASLEKVLRELVRKRKPDQELRIWSAGCATGEEAYSIAIAAAEALGPGYPGPELKVFGTDADEGAIAFARRGVYSPQQLKGCSQERLERWFVPHGDGHAVRKEIRRAVVFGVNNLVSDAPVSRIDLIVCRNVFIYLDSEMQKRVLSRFHFALRREGVLVLGRSELIPFAARLFEPVDLSRRIYRKDGRQELSLMPRQRLLASVAREAPPADEQPSAVQEAQRRLFKEVIDSQPCPMIATTLEGVVTLVNPAATRLWSRAERELSGKRLVSLGLPGLPQELLVEQSARVLSGRSERETAAGLLEHPNSAAVALQAEVIPLRGASNDTQGLLYVAHDVTALRTLEQNIQHATQELNGVNLRLQKSNAELRASNEELETTNEELQSANEELQTTNEELQSTNEELETTNEELQSTNAELDATNRELAHRTQEMDALSFIQRTTIRTLSAGVVVLDASGRITAWNLAAERLMGLTEREAVGQLLWTLSIPALKRSLLTRIRKYLADNRSLRLEDVSYQLPHGGRGRAMLVVTPLVLGDQTLGSILLFEDTTRLAALTQEKRELKERLRK; translated from the coding sequence ATGGCCAGCAAGCCGCAGCGGGACCCGGAGTTGGAGTCCATCCTCGAGAAGATCCGGCAGGTCAGGAACTTCGACTTCAGGAACTACAAGCGTGCCACGCTCCAGCGCCGCATCGACAGGCGCATGGCCGCCACCCGCTGCAAGACGCGCGGCGCCTACCTGGCGCTGCTCGATCGAGACCCGAACGAGGTCAACACGCTGGTCTCGTCCATGCTCATCAAGCTCACCACCTTCTTCCGGGACACCGAGGTGTGGGCCTCCCTGGAGAAGGTGCTGCGAGAGCTGGTGCGCAAGCGCAAGCCGGATCAGGAGCTTCGCATCTGGAGCGCGGGCTGCGCCACGGGCGAGGAGGCCTACTCCATCGCCATCGCCGCCGCGGAGGCGCTCGGCCCGGGCTACCCAGGCCCGGAGCTGAAGGTCTTTGGCACGGACGCGGATGAGGGCGCCATCGCCTTCGCTCGCCGGGGCGTCTACTCCCCCCAGCAGCTCAAGGGCTGCTCCCAGGAGCGGCTGGAGCGGTGGTTCGTCCCCCACGGAGACGGCCATGCGGTGCGCAAGGAGATCCGCCGCGCGGTGGTGTTCGGGGTGAACAACCTCGTCTCGGACGCGCCCGTCTCCCGCATCGATCTCATCGTCTGCCGCAACGTCTTCATCTACCTGGACTCGGAGATGCAGAAGCGGGTGCTGTCGCGCTTCCACTTCGCCCTGCGCCGTGAAGGCGTGCTGGTGCTGGGCCGCTCGGAGCTCATCCCGTTCGCCGCCCGTCTGTTCGAGCCGGTGGACCTGTCCCGACGCATCTACCGCAAGGACGGCCGCCAGGAGCTCTCCCTGATGCCTCGTCAGCGGCTGCTGGCGAGCGTCGCGCGGGAGGCGCCGCCCGCGGACGAGCAGCCCTCCGCCGTGCAGGAAGCCCAGCGCAGGCTCTTCAAGGAAGTCATCGACTCGCAGCCTTGCCCGATGATCGCCACCACCCTGGAGGGCGTCGTCACGCTCGTCAACCCGGCCGCCACCAGGCTCTGGTCCCGAGCCGAGCGCGAGCTGTCCGGCAAGCGGCTGGTGTCCCTGGGACTGCCGGGCCTGCCCCAGGAGCTGCTCGTGGAGCAGAGCGCCCGGGTGCTCTCGGGCCGCTCGGAGCGAGAGACGGCCGCGGGCCTCCTGGAGCACCCGAATTCGGCCGCGGTGGCCCTCCAGGCCGAGGTCATCCCCCTGCGAGGCGCGTCCAACGACACGCAGGGCCTGTTGTACGTGGCGCATGACGTGACGGCCCTGCGCACGCTGGAGCAGAACATCCAGCACGCCACGCAGGAGCTGAACGGCGTCAACCTCCGCCTGCAGAAGTCCAACGCGGAGCTGCGCGCCTCCAACGAGGAGCTGGAGACGACGAACGAGGAGCTCCAGAGCGCCAACGAGGAGCTGCAGACGACGAACGAGGAGCTCCAGTCCACCAACGAGGAGCTGGAGACGACGAACGAGGAGCTCCAGTCCACCAACGCCGAGCTTGACGCCACCAACCGGGAGCTGGCCCACCGCACCCAGGAGATGGACGCGCTCAGCTTCATCCAGCGCACCACCATCCGCACCTTGTCCGCCGGAGTCGTGGTGCTGGATGCCAGCGGGCGCATCACCGCCTGGAACCTGGCCGCCGAGCGGCTCATGGGCCTCACCGAGCGCGAGGCCGTGGGACAGCTGCTGTGGACGTTGAGCATCCCCGCCTTGAAGCGCTCGCTGCTCACGCGCATCCGCAAGTACCTGGCGGACAACCGCTCGCTGCGCCTGGAGGACGTGAGCTATCAGCTGCCCCACGGCGGCCGTGGGCGCGCCATGCTGGTGGTCACGCCCCTCGTGCTGGGCGATCAGACCCTCGGCTCCATCCTCCTCTTCGAGGACACCACCCGCCTGGCCGCGCTCACGCAGGAGAAGCGGGAGCTCAAGGAGCGCTTGAGGAAATGA
- a CDS encoding LuxR C-terminal-related transcriptional regulator: MVTGTHLRIGILEDQQLFLESLVNIFESFGFEVTARCSTVEDFLSRTRQQPPDVALVDLRLEHRDGTGVSDGLRAVELLHDFHPQVRPLVLSGNRSATDVERCLRAGAAGYLCKQNVSCADLLEAVERVARGERLVPPELFPSPLPTEESSASRGALSRLTSREREVLGYIASGADNLKIAVCLGITERTVKAHITSIYRKLDVENRTQMAMLACQLGVERPATV; the protein is encoded by the coding sequence ATGGTAACAGGAACGCACCTGCGGATCGGCATCCTCGAGGATCAGCAGCTCTTCCTCGAGAGCCTGGTGAACATCTTCGAGAGCTTCGGTTTCGAGGTGACCGCGCGCTGCTCCACCGTGGAGGACTTCCTGTCGCGCACGCGGCAGCAGCCCCCGGACGTGGCGCTGGTGGACCTGCGGCTGGAGCACCGGGACGGCACCGGGGTCTCGGATGGGCTCCGGGCCGTGGAGCTCTTGCATGACTTCCATCCTCAGGTGCGCCCGCTGGTGCTGTCGGGCAACCGGAGCGCGACGGACGTGGAGCGCTGCCTGCGCGCGGGGGCCGCGGGCTATCTGTGCAAGCAGAACGTGAGCTGCGCGGACCTCCTGGAGGCCGTGGAGAGGGTGGCGCGCGGCGAGCGGCTGGTGCCTCCGGAGCTGTTCCCCAGTCCCCTGCCGACGGAGGAGTCCTCCGCCTCGCGGGGGGCGCTCTCGCGGCTCACCTCGCGCGAGCGCGAGGTGCTGGGCTACATCGCCTCGGGAGCGGACAACCTGAAGATCGCCGTGTGCCTGGGCATCACCGAGCGCACGGTGAAGGCGCACATCACCAGCATCTACCGGAAGCTGGATGTGGAGAACCGAACGCAGATGGCGATGCTGGCCTGCCAGCTCGGCGTCGAGCGCCCGGCGACCGTGTGA